From one Ferrovibrio sp. MS7 genomic stretch:
- the hisS gene encoding histidine--tRNA ligase, which produces MAQFQPVRGTHDLLPDDYARFRSVVDTARLAASLYGYREMATPIFEFTDVFARSMGETSDAVSKEMYAINDRGGENLALRPEYTAGICRAFISNGLQQHVPFKAFAWGPMFRYERPQKGRQRQFHQIDVEVIGAAEPQADVEVISLGADILRRLGILDKCTLQLNTLGDPESRAAYREALVAYFSVHKASLSEDSLKRLEKNPLRILDSKDEGDRKLVADAPLIDNYLTQAAGDFFSAVKQGLTLAGVPFVVDPRLVRGLDYYTHTAFEFVTTHLGAQGAVIAGGRYDGLIQQLGGQPTPGIGWAGGIERLVLLSDPQVAPVEAVAIVPIGEQAEAEAVKLAAELRAANIAVELGYKGNAGKRMKRADKLGCRFAVIFGGDELAKGVVKLKDLKAGSEAEVPRNDLASRLK; this is translated from the coding sequence GTGGCCCAGTTCCAGCCCGTGCGCGGCACCCATGATCTTCTGCCCGATGACTATGCCCGCTTCCGCAGCGTAGTCGATACCGCGCGGCTCGCGGCCAGCCTCTATGGCTACCGCGAGATGGCGACGCCGATCTTCGAATTCACCGATGTCTTCGCCCGCTCGATGGGCGAGACCTCGGATGCCGTGTCGAAGGAGATGTATGCCATCAACGACCGCGGCGGCGAGAATCTGGCGCTGCGCCCGGAATACACCGCCGGCATCTGCCGCGCCTTCATCTCCAATGGCCTGCAGCAGCATGTGCCGTTCAAGGCTTTCGCCTGGGGCCCGATGTTCCGCTACGAACGGCCGCAGAAGGGCCGCCAGCGCCAGTTCCACCAGATCGACGTGGAAGTGATCGGCGCCGCCGAACCGCAGGCCGATGTGGAAGTGATTTCGCTCGGTGCCGATATCCTGCGCCGCCTCGGCATCCTGGATAAATGCACCCTGCAGCTCAATACGCTGGGCGACCCGGAAAGCCGCGCCGCCTACCGCGAGGCGCTGGTGGCGTATTTCTCCGTGCACAAGGCCAGCCTGTCGGAAGACAGCCTGAAGCGGCTGGAGAAGAATCCGCTGCGCATCCTCGACTCCAAGGATGAAGGCGACCGCAAACTGGTGGCCGATGCACCGCTGATCGACAATTACCTGACCCAGGCCGCCGGCGATTTCTTCAGCGCCGTGAAGCAGGGCCTGACGCTCGCCGGTGTGCCCTTCGTGGTCGATCCCCGCCTGGTGCGCGGCCTGGATTACTACACCCACACGGCGTTCGAGTTTGTCACCACGCATCTCGGCGCCCAGGGCGCGGTGATTGCCGGCGGCCGCTATGATGGCCTGATCCAGCAGCTCGGCGGCCAGCCGACACCCGGCATCGGCTGGGCCGGCGGCATCGAGCGCCTGGTGCTGTTGAGCGATCCGCAGGTGGCGCCCGTCGAAGCCGTTGCCATCGTGCCGATTGGCGAACAGGCGGAAGCGGAAGCCGTGAAGCTTGCCGCTGAACTGCGCGCTGCGAATATCGCGGTCGAACTCGGCTACAAGGGCAATGCCGGCAAACGCATGAAGCGTGCCGACAAGCTCGGTTGCCGCTTCGCCGTGATCTTCGGCGGCGATGAACTGGCCAAGGGTGTGGTGAAGCTGAAGGACCTCAAGGCCGGCAGCGAGGCGGAAGTGCCGCGCAACGATCTGGCGTCGCGGCTGAAATAA
- the prfA gene encoding peptide chain release factor 1 yields MDLPALPEAKLEKVLERFDRLQSEMASGSAGEAFVKLSKEYAELEPLVEGIRHWQAKRAELTDLAAMKDDPSADAEMRELAEAEWKDAQAAMPEIERGLLILLLPKDAADEKNAILEVRAGTGGDEAALFAAELFAMYRGYAAQKGWRFEVMSIADTELGGVREAVAEISGRGVYARLKFESGVHRVQRVPATEASGRIHTSAATVAVLPEAEDVDIHINESDLRIDVYRSSGAGGQHVNTTDSAVRITHIPTGIVVAQQTERSQHKNKAQAMKLLRAKLFETEREKLASARAADRKGQVGSGDRSERIRTYNFPQGRVTDHRINLTLYKIDQIITGEALDEVIEALAAEDQAGRLAALND; encoded by the coding sequence ATGGATCTCCCTGCCCTGCCCGAGGCGAAGCTCGAGAAGGTGCTCGAGCGGTTCGACCGGCTGCAATCCGAGATGGCCTCGGGCAGCGCCGGCGAAGCCTTCGTCAAGCTGTCGAAGGAATATGCCGAGCTGGAGCCGCTGGTGGAGGGTATCCGCCATTGGCAGGCGAAGCGTGCCGAACTCACCGACCTCGCGGCGATGAAGGACGATCCGTCAGCCGATGCCGAGATGCGCGAGCTGGCGGAAGCCGAGTGGAAGGATGCCCAGGCGGCGATGCCGGAGATCGAGCGCGGCCTGCTGATCCTGCTGCTGCCGAAAGACGCCGCCGACGAAAAGAACGCGATTCTCGAAGTCCGCGCCGGCACCGGCGGCGATGAGGCGGCCCTGTTCGCCGCCGAGTTGTTCGCCATGTATCGCGGCTATGCGGCGCAGAAGGGCTGGCGTTTCGAGGTGATGAGTATTGCCGATACCGAACTCGGCGGCGTGCGCGAAGCCGTGGCGGAGATTTCCGGCCGTGGCGTCTATGCACGGCTGAAATTCGAGAGCGGCGTGCATCGCGTGCAGCGCGTGCCGGCCACGGAAGCCTCCGGCCGCATTCATACCTCGGCGGCCACCGTAGCGGTGTTGCCGGAAGCCGAGGATGTGGACATCCACATCAATGAAAGCGACCTGCGCATCGATGTCTACCGCTCCTCGGGTGCCGGCGGCCAGCATGTCAACACCACGGACTCGGCGGTGCGCATCACCCATATTCCCACCGGCATCGTGGTGGCGCAGCAGACCGAGCGCAGCCAGCACAAGAACAAGGCGCAGGCGATGAAGCTGCTGCGCGCCAAGCTGTTCGAGACCGAACGCGAGAAGCTGGCGTCAGCACGTGCCGCCGACCGCAAGGGCCAGGTCGGCTCCGGCGACCGCTCGGAGCGTATCCGCACCTACAATTTCCCACAGGGGCGCGTCACCGATCACCGCATCAACCTCACGCTCTATAAGATCGACCAGATCATCACCGGCGAGGCGCTGGACGAAGTGATCGAAGCGCTGGCGGCGGAAGACCAGGCCGGGCGGCTCGCCGCCCTCAACGATTGA
- the prmC gene encoding peptide chain release factor N(5)-glutamine methyltransferase, which produces MSKIDTALRQATAALKAAGCDSPRLDAVLLLAEATGLAPDRVRIETDRDIAPEAEARFKALLVRRAARQPMAQILGRREFWSLTFRVTPDVLDPRPDSETLVAAVLERVADRQAKLRLLDFGTGSGCLLLSLLHELREAHGLGIDQSEAALVVARGNAASLGLEARATFQLGDWGSGLAGAFEIVISNPPYIGSGTIAALAPEVARHEPLSALDGGADGLEAYRRLIPDAARLLAPDGLVALEIGQGQETAVAALLERAGFGAVAMAADLGGTIRTLLARKSR; this is translated from the coding sequence TTGAGCAAGATAGATACAGCCCTGCGCCAGGCCACGGCGGCATTGAAAGCCGCTGGCTGCGACAGCCCGAGGCTGGACGCGGTGCTGTTGCTGGCCGAAGCCACCGGCCTTGCGCCCGACCGCGTGCGCATCGAGACGGATCGCGACATCGCACCCGAGGCCGAAGCCCGCTTCAAAGCCTTGCTGGTGCGCCGCGCCGCACGCCAGCCAATGGCGCAGATTCTGGGCCGGCGCGAATTCTGGAGCCTGACTTTTCGCGTCACGCCCGATGTGCTGGACCCGAGACCGGACAGCGAAACCCTGGTTGCCGCCGTGCTCGAGCGCGTGGCCGATCGCCAGGCAAAATTGCGATTGCTGGATTTCGGCACCGGCTCGGGCTGCCTGCTGCTGAGCCTGTTGCATGAACTGCGCGAGGCGCACGGCCTTGGCATCGACCAGTCGGAGGCGGCACTGGTCGTGGCACGCGGCAATGCGGCGAGCCTCGGGCTTGAGGCCCGCGCCACCTTCCAGCTTGGCGACTGGGGCAGCGGCCTCGCAGGAGCTTTTGAGATCGTAATCAGCAATCCGCCATATATAGGGTCCGGCACGATTGCCGCTCTTGCACCGGAAGTTGCCCGCCATGAACCGCTCAGCGCATTGGATGGCGGGGCCGATGGTCTTGAGGCCTATCGCCGGCTGATACCCGATGCGGCAAGGCTGCTGGCCCCGGATGGCCTAGTGGCGCTGGAGATCGGCCAGGGCCAGGAAACGGCGGTGGCTGCCCTGCTGGAACGCGCCGGCTTCGGGGCGGTGGCCATGGCAGCCGACCTCGGCGGCACGATTCGGACCCTGCTGGCGCGCAAGTCCCGATAA